Proteins from one bacterium genomic window:
- the ybaK gene encoding Cys-tRNA(Pro) deacylase, translated as MALPTTPALRLLKENNVPFKAHIYKYQEHGGTEVAAQELGIDEHLVIKTLVMEDDQGKPLVVLMHGDRRVSTRSLARQIGARWVSPCEPKVAQRHTGYLVGGTSPMGLRKPLPIYMEEGILSLPQIYINGGRRGLLLEMDPKDLARILNARTVQVAI; from the coding sequence ATGGCTTTGCCCACAACTCCAGCCCTTCGGCTGCTCAAGGAAAACAACGTGCCTTTCAAGGCGCATATCTACAAATACCAAGAGCACGGCGGAACCGAGGTGGCAGCCCAGGAGCTGGGCATAGACGAGCACCTGGTCATAAAGACACTGGTCATGGAGGATGACCAGGGCAAGCCTTTGGTGGTGCTCATGCACGGAGACAGACGGGTTTCCACTCGCAGCCTGGCCCGCCAGATAGGGGCCCGATGGGTGAGCCCATGCGAGCCCAAGGTGGCACAGCGCCATACAGGCTACCTGGTGGGAGGCACATCCCCCATGGGCTTGAGAAAGCCACTTCCCATATACATGGAGGAAGGCATTCTAAGCCTTCCGCAGATCTACATAAACGGCGGCAGAAGGGGCTTACTGCTGGAGATGGACCCCAAGGATCTGGCTCGCATTCTGAATGCCAGAACGGTGCAAGTGGCCATATGA
- a CDS encoding DHA2 family efflux MFS transporter permease subunit, whose translation MQGPNKWCVAFLVTMGMFIAFLDTTIVDITLPKMMSTLEADMYDAQWIIIAYLMGAAVAMTFVGWIAGLLGHRDTYLWGLMLFVAMSALCGAASSLEAMLASRFLQGVGEGMLIPVGWLLLSDAFPPQERGLAMGIYGLGAAFAPAIGPSLGGLITEHLTWRWIFYVNVPIGLLDAMLVIWLIQNRKSSPQAPLDLVGVILLSVALSSLVVFVSKGQEKEWLQSDFILQMVVVFCLCFAGFIFWELLAPRPLIPRSVFIQKEVSLALLALGLNSMVAYGVYLLLPVFLQRLKGFTTLDSGLIMLPGSMASALATLLGGALADRLRPKTVAIAFLLAGAWATWVFRTGYLDPRSAIIWDNLLWGFAISGAFAPLSYLVFASLKEEDFAHGSMIINVTRLVAGSIGTAVSTNILTSRQNAFYDAISSRIEWGSYAGKELLGYLGSWLASPDPGAYFDPNATQVALEMARRLIQAVAGAEAFMATYKHLALLMLLAVAAVVLARNLKVQGMAPGH comes from the coding sequence ATGCAGGGGCCCAACAAGTGGTGCGTGGCATTCCTTGTCACCATGGGCATGTTCATAGCCTTCCTGGATACAACCATAGTGGACATAACCCTCCCCAAGATGATGTCCACCCTGGAAGCGGACATGTACGACGCCCAGTGGATAATAATCGCCTATCTCATGGGAGCTGCTGTGGCCATGACCTTCGTGGGCTGGATAGCAGGTCTGCTTGGCCACAGAGACACCTATCTGTGGGGTCTTATGCTGTTTGTTGCCATGAGCGCTCTTTGCGGAGCAGCTTCCTCCTTGGAGGCAATGCTGGCCTCCAGATTCCTTCAGGGGGTGGGAGAGGGAATGCTTATCCCTGTTGGCTGGCTCTTGCTCAGCGATGCCTTTCCTCCACAGGAGAGGGGTCTGGCCATGGGGATATACGGACTTGGGGCAGCCTTTGCTCCAGCCATAGGTCCTTCTTTGGGAGGTCTTATCACGGAACACCTCACATGGAGGTGGATTTTCTACGTGAACGTGCCCATTGGCCTTCTGGATGCCATGTTGGTGATATGGTTGATCCAGAACAGGAAATCATCTCCACAAGCCCCCTTGGATCTGGTTGGAGTCATCCTCCTGTCCGTAGCTCTCAGTTCCCTTGTGGTATTTGTGTCCAAGGGACAGGAAAAGGAGTGGCTTCAATCAGACTTCATCCTTCAGATGGTGGTGGTCTTTTGCCTCTGTTTCGCTGGTTTCATCTTCTGGGAGCTTTTGGCTCCAAGGCCCCTCATACCCAGGAGCGTCTTCATCCAAAAAGAGGTTTCCCTGGCCCTACTGGCACTGGGCCTCAACTCCATGGTGGCCTACGGTGTATATCTTCTTCTCCCGGTGTTTCTCCAGAGGTTAAAGGGATTTACCACCTTGGATTCGGGATTGATCATGCTGCCCGGCTCCATGGCCTCGGCACTGGCCACCCTTCTGGGCGGGGCCCTGGCGGATCGCCTCAGGCCTAAAACCGTGGCCATTGCCTTTCTCTTGGCAGGAGCCTGGGCCACCTGGGTCTTTCGAACAGGCTACTTGGATCCCCGCTCGGCCATCATATGGGATAACCTGCTTTGGGGATTCGCCATCTCCGGGGCGTTCGCCCCCTTGAGCTACCTCGTCTTTGCCTCCCTCAAGGAAGAGGATTTTGCCCACGGCTCCATGATCATTAACGTGACAAGGCTGGTGGCTGGCTCCATAGGCACGGCCGTATCCACGAATATACTGACTTCCAGGCAAAATGCCTTCTACGATGCCATCTCCAGTAGAATAGAGTGGGGATCTTACGCAGGTAAAGAGCTTCTGGGATACTTGGGATCCTGGTTGGCGAGCCCGGATCCTGGAGCCTATTTTGACCCCAATGCCACTCAGGTGGCACTGGAGATGGCAAGAAGGCTCATACAGGCAGTGGCGGGAGCAGAGGCCTTCATGGCCACTTACAAACATCTGGCTCTTCTGATGCTCCTGGCTGTTGCTGCGGTGGTGCTTGCGAGGAATCTGAAGGTCCAGGGGATGGCACCTGGGCACTGA
- a CDS encoding ATP-binding protein gives MVAPISLLVISFLTILFLGIVVLFTNPRKKTNLLFFFVCLSLSIWILMNILVNTVQNPLLVEKIGRLAFAFGIPPFVLVFIFFMNFPVLHPFLKKRYSLPLIIIPAGVIFPLALTELVQKSVILTQRGPAPIYGPLHPVYAAVLTAYTVFCLLTPLSSLRHVNDPLERAQLKMILIGFSSVGIGAATLQLILPFILGTRPLPGVAPSLTAILALFIAYSIIRYRFLDVKVVLRRLTIFGCEVLLLTLFFYPAIFLLSPRLATQEPLEKVMGSFLIALIGAFLLPLVNSASERIIDSYIFSGHYNYKRDLREFSKSMAVHYELEGLREFLVKGLERLLRTRTCQLFLWRNGEVIFAPDEGVKRSCNFFFEAFNEDSVILIEYELRSKLGQKEYYDYKKHFDVLNASVVVPLVTKGAVIGLLALGEKTSGEIFSGDDVSFLTTLGNQAAVAIHNAILYEEILSMKEYMEIVLEQMTCGILTVDTNMVVTRFNKKTEQLLSLPCRNLLGKPADVLPFTIWNALISTVKMSLPVSNQEFQVEAKDRNANVLSVSTAPLRNAQGQVIGALAVLTDLTEIKLLEAEVRRAERLATVGTLAAGMAHEIKNPLVSLKTFAQLLPIKYDDPEFRESFSHIAAGEIERINSLVEQLLRFARPPKPIPMPIDLHDPIEQTLALLSSEMAKKGIKITTKYYETPLWVFADAEQLKQVFMNVLLNALEATSSQEEPSLEISTGTRKRWGWPPAAPFAKLPQGYTQGDREAYVRIADNGPGIRESHIKHIFDPFFTTKDTGHGLGLSIAHGIVREHKGSINAENRPGGGAVFTIALPLLEAEAALPIGDSHELRADRLA, from the coding sequence GTGGTTGCCCCCATTAGTCTTTTAGTCATATCTTTCTTAACGATATTATTTTTGGGAATAGTTGTACTCTTCACAAATCCCCGAAAAAAGACCAACCTTCTTTTTTTCTTTGTATGCCTATCATTATCTATATGGATCCTTATGAATATTTTGGTCAACACGGTTCAAAACCCCTTACTTGTCGAAAAAATTGGGCGACTCGCCTTTGCTTTCGGAATACCACCATTTGTTCTCGTTTTCATTTTTTTTATGAATTTCCCCGTACTCCATCCATTCCTCAAGAAAAGGTATTCTCTGCCACTCATTATAATTCCTGCTGGCGTGATATTCCCTTTAGCGCTCACAGAATTAGTGCAAAAGAGCGTTATTCTTACCCAGCGAGGACCCGCTCCGATTTACGGCCCTCTTCACCCAGTGTATGCGGCAGTTCTTACGGCATATACAGTCTTTTGCTTGCTTACGCCTTTATCAAGCCTTCGTCACGTAAACGATCCGCTAGAGCGAGCCCAACTCAAAATGATCCTTATAGGGTTTTCTTCGGTAGGAATTGGTGCAGCTACACTTCAACTAATCCTTCCTTTTATTTTAGGAACCAGACCACTTCCAGGGGTCGCCCCTTCGTTGACAGCAATATTGGCTCTTTTTATTGCATACTCAATAATTAGATATCGATTCTTAGATGTTAAAGTTGTTCTAAGACGGCTTACCATTTTCGGCTGCGAGGTCTTACTGTTAACTCTGTTTTTCTATCCAGCTATCTTTCTACTATCTCCAAGACTTGCAACCCAAGAGCCACTTGAAAAAGTAATGGGATCCTTCCTTATAGCTTTGATAGGAGCTTTCCTCCTGCCGTTGGTTAACTCTGCATCTGAAAGGATAATAGACAGTTATATTTTTTCTGGACATTACAATTATAAGCGGGATCTCAGAGAATTCAGTAAGAGTATGGCTGTTCACTATGAACTGGAAGGGTTGAGAGAATTCCTTGTCAAAGGGTTGGAGAGGTTGCTGCGTACGAGGACTTGTCAGTTGTTTCTATGGCGAAACGGCGAGGTAATTTTTGCCCCGGACGAAGGGGTAAAACGGAGTTGTAATTTCTTTTTTGAGGCATTCAATGAAGATAGTGTCATTTTGATAGAATACGAACTTCGCTCTAAACTCGGTCAGAAAGAGTATTACGATTATAAGAAACACTTCGATGTCCTCAACGCATCGGTAGTAGTTCCACTGGTAACAAAAGGAGCTGTGATAGGCTTACTCGCTCTTGGAGAGAAAACAAGTGGAGAGATTTTTAGCGGCGATGACGTTAGTTTTCTGACCACTCTTGGTAATCAGGCAGCAGTTGCAATACATAATGCCATTCTCTATGAAGAAATCCTATCGATGAAAGAATATATGGAGATTGTACTTGAGCAGATGACTTGTGGCATTTTGACAGTTGATACTAATATGGTGGTGACAAGGTTTAACAAAAAAACTGAACAGCTGCTGTCATTGCCGTGTAGGAACCTTCTTGGCAAACCAGCTGATGTTCTCCCCTTTACGATTTGGAACGCGCTCATCTCAACTGTCAAGATGAGTCTGCCCGTTAGCAATCAAGAATTTCAGGTTGAGGCAAAGGACCGCAATGCCAACGTCTTAAGCGTCTCCACAGCTCCATTACGTAATGCCCAGGGCCAGGTAATCGGTGCCCTAGCTGTTCTCACAGATCTAACGGAGATAAAGCTCTTGGAGGCTGAGGTTAGAAGGGCAGAGCGCCTTGCCACTGTGGGCACTTTGGCTGCTGGCATGGCCCACGAGATCAAGAATCCTCTGGTTTCCTTGAAGACCTTCGCCCAACTTCTTCCCATCAAGTATGATGATCCGGAGTTCCGTGAGTCCTTTTCTCACATAGCTGCAGGGGAGATAGAGAGGATAAACTCCCTGGTGGAGCAGCTCCTTCGTTTTGCCAGGCCCCCCAAGCCTATTCCCATGCCCATAGACCTCCATGACCCCATAGAACAGACCCTGGCACTACTGTCTAGCGAAATGGCCAAGAAAGGAATAAAGATCACCACCAAGTATTACGAGACCCCTCTTTGGGTTTTCGCGGATGCAGAGCAACTGAAGCAGGTCTTTATGAACGTGCTACTTAATGCCTTGGAGGCCACATCATCCCAAGAAGAACCCTCCTTGGAGATCTCCACTGGAACCAGAAAAAGATGGGGCTGGCCACCAGCCGCTCCTTTTGCTAAGCTTCCCCAGGGATACACACAGGGAGACCGGGAGGCATATGTGCGCATAGCCGACAATGGTCCAGGAATTCGCGAAAGCCACATAAAACATATCTTCGATCCTTTTTTCACCACCAAGGACACGGGCCATGGACTCGGGCTTTCCATAGCACACGGCATCGTACGGGAGCATAAAGGCTCCATAAACGCCGAAAACCGCCCTGGTGGAGGTGCGGTTTTTACCATAGCCCTCCCACTGCTGGAGGCCGAGGCTGCTTTACCCATTGGAGATTCTCATGAGCTTCGTGCTGATCGTCTCGCATGA
- a CDS encoding HlyD family secretion protein, whose protein sequence is MTSRQTKRNLVILCLAAALVVGAVISGRWLWHRLTHVTTDAAYVKADMASVAPEVGGRIMEVLVREGQRVTSGELLLRIQDDDWLHREEQAQAKVAELERQLLRRQAVLDRTRASVKATVEAADAALAAARKQLVRAQANLDYLEAQERRIQVLVQRDVVSRSQWDQVHSGAEAARAEMAAARDQVALAEARLLEARAARLSVHEAEAALQETQAGLDQAKAALAQIRWTRGRTEVKAPITGVVARVFIREGDFAVPGRPLLALYDPLTRYVEARFEENKLSDLKLHQEAELRVDAIPGVVLRGRIRRIAPAAAQEFALIPRDVTAGEFTKVTQRVPVELEILELNGHPEIVPGLSVQVAVKKEGA, encoded by the coding sequence ATGACTTCCAGGCAAACAAAAAGAAATCTTGTGATTCTCTGTCTTGCAGCAGCACTGGTGGTAGGGGCTGTCATATCAGGCAGATGGCTTTGGCACAGGCTGACCCATGTCACCACGGATGCGGCCTACGTGAAGGCTGATATGGCCTCTGTGGCACCCGAGGTTGGAGGAAGGATCATGGAGGTGCTGGTCAGAGAGGGCCAAAGGGTAACATCGGGTGAACTACTCCTCAGGATTCAGGACGACGACTGGCTCCACAGAGAAGAGCAGGCCCAGGCCAAGGTGGCAGAGCTGGAAAGGCAGCTTCTGAGGCGACAGGCTGTCTTGGATCGCACAAGAGCTTCTGTCAAGGCAACGGTGGAGGCTGCTGATGCAGCCTTGGCTGCTGCCAGAAAACAGCTTGTGAGAGCGCAAGCCAATCTGGATTACCTGGAGGCCCAGGAACGAAGGATACAGGTCCTGGTCCAGAGAGACGTGGTTTCCCGTTCCCAGTGGGACCAAGTCCATTCTGGGGCAGAGGCGGCTAGGGCAGAGATGGCGGCGGCCAGAGATCAAGTGGCCCTGGCAGAGGCGAGGCTGCTGGAAGCCAGGGCTGCCAGGCTAAGCGTACATGAGGCCGAGGCGGCTCTGCAGGAGACACAAGCGGGCCTGGACCAGGCAAAAGCAGCACTGGCACAAATCCGCTGGACCAGGGGTCGCACAGAGGTTAAGGCCCCGATCACCGGTGTGGTGGCCAGGGTCTTCATAAGAGAAGGGGACTTTGCAGTCCCGGGAAGGCCTCTGTTGGCTCTCTATGACCCTCTGACCAGGTACGTGGAGGCGCGATTCGAGGAAAACAAGCTATCTGATCTAAAGCTCCACCAGGAGGCGGAACTCAGGGTGGATGCCATTCCCGGGGTTGTCCTAAGGGGAAGGATTAGGCGCATAGCCCCTGCTGCAGCTCAAGAGTTTGCTCTCATTCCCAGGGATGTCACGGCCGGGGAGTTCACCAAGGTGACCCAGAGGGTTCCGGTGGAGCTGGAGATCCTGGAGCTGAATGGACACCCGGAGATCGTGCCAGGTCTTTCGGTCCAGGTAGCGGTAAAGAAGGAGGGGGCCTGA
- a CDS encoding beta-ketoacyl synthase N-terminal-like domain-containing protein, whose product MLKPRRVVITGIGVVAPNGIGKEAFWKALCEGKSGISKITSFDVSNLPTQIAGQVRDFDPGAFIPNDKWKAMGRQTCLALGAAALALEDAGLELGASNDSGCCLVGTSNPSYDLIETEFIKFTGPLGLSGGLPWALKAIDPFSVSSAISYFYNFRDASKAFCTSCTAGLTSIGQAFREVRNGSFDIAIAGSVDSAIFPITFLFFCAAEIMSKRNDSPEKASRPFDKGRDGGVLSEGAGIVILESLERATERGADIIAEVIGYGESAESVEHRRIKQGMATAMHLAMEDARVHPYDIDYICAHAPSDPTTDVVETQAIKQVMGDYAYRTPVSSIKSMIGNPQSAAGPLQVAAAALSIKHGFIPPTINLEEPDPECDLDYVPLVARRASVQIAMVNSHGINGTDACLLLANHESRGF is encoded by the coding sequence GTGCTGAAACCCAGGCGTGTGGTCATAACGGGGATCGGAGTTGTGGCCCCCAACGGAATAGGCAAAGAAGCTTTTTGGAAAGCCTTGTGCGAGGGGAAGTCCGGTATATCCAAAATCACATCTTTTGACGTTTCTAATCTCCCGACCCAGATAGCGGGACAAGTGAGAGATTTCGATCCTGGGGCCTTCATACCGAATGACAAATGGAAAGCAATGGGCCGCCAGACTTGCTTAGCTTTGGGGGCTGCCGCACTGGCCCTGGAAGACGCCGGTTTGGAGCTCGGGGCATCAAACGATAGTGGTTGTTGCCTTGTGGGGACTAGCAACCCGAGCTACGACCTAATAGAAACAGAGTTCATAAAGTTTACAGGTCCCCTGGGATTGTCTGGTGGTCTGCCATGGGCACTCAAGGCCATTGACCCCTTTAGCGTTTCATCGGCTATTTCCTATTTCTACAATTTTCGAGATGCATCAAAAGCGTTCTGTACCTCTTGCACAGCTGGGCTCACATCCATAGGTCAGGCATTCCGGGAGGTAAGAAACGGCTCATTTGACATAGCCATAGCCGGGAGTGTAGATTCGGCCATCTTTCCTATTACATTCCTTTTCTTCTGTGCCGCTGAAATAATGTCCAAGAGAAATGATTCACCCGAAAAAGCTAGCCGTCCCTTTGACAAAGGAAGGGACGGTGGGGTCTTGTCCGAGGGGGCTGGTATAGTCATCCTAGAGTCCCTAGAGAGGGCGACGGAAAGAGGAGCAGATATTATAGCCGAAGTGATTGGTTACGGTGAATCTGCCGAATCTGTTGAACACCGGCGGATCAAACAGGGTATGGCTACGGCTATGCATTTGGCCATGGAAGATGCCAGAGTCCATCCTTACGACATCGACTACATTTGTGCTCATGCACCATCCGACCCAACAACCGACGTTGTGGAGACTCAGGCAATCAAACAGGTAATGGGAGATTATGCCTACCGGACGCCAGTTAGTTCTATCAAGTCCATGATTGGAAATCCGCAGTCAGCAGCAGGACCTCTCCAAGTCGCAGCTGCCGCGTTAAGCATTAAACACGGGTTCATACCGCCCACAATCAATCTAGAAGAGCCTGACCCTGAATGCGATCTGGACTACGTCCCCCTTGTTGCCAGAAGAGCTTCTGTGCAAATAGCCATGGTTAACTCCCATGGGATCAATGGAACAGACGCCTGCCTCCTGCTCGCTAACCACGAAAGCAGGGGGTTTTAG
- a CDS encoding PfkB family carbohydrate kinase yields MKFPIPSKAQKAFDVVGLGLNAVDDLCVVPHFPEFNSKVKMISLERQGGGQVATAMVALAKWGLKVRYIGKVGGDELGSFSLESIRSQGVEVSFVTREEGARNQYAFILIDARNGERTIIWDRDPRLMYRPGELSQEAVCSGRVLHLDGHDVGATLQALGWAKQNGIPTVIDLDKVEDGTEEMVAKVDYLICSQRFPCRLTGISDPVRALQALGTMARGFVAMTLGAEGCLALTPSGPLHCPGFSVRAVDTTGAGDVFHAGFIFGLLKGWELKQILEFSNCVAAMKCTKLGGRPGIPSLRQALDFLCQRLPHWSNERDNMKGCEG; encoded by the coding sequence ATGAAATTTCCTATACCCTCAAAGGCACAAAAAGCCTTCGACGTGGTGGGGCTTGGGCTCAACGCGGTGGATGATCTTTGTGTTGTACCCCATTTCCCGGAATTCAACAGCAAGGTGAAGATGATTTCTTTGGAGCGGCAGGGGGGTGGGCAGGTGGCCACGGCCATGGTAGCCCTGGCCAAGTGGGGGCTAAAGGTACGTTATATAGGAAAAGTGGGCGGGGATGAGCTGGGTAGCTTCTCTTTGGAGAGCATACGTTCCCAAGGCGTGGAAGTCAGCTTTGTGACCCGCGAGGAGGGCGCGCGCAATCAGTACGCCTTCATACTGATAGATGCCAGAAACGGTGAGCGCACCATAATCTGGGACAGAGATCCTCGCCTTATGTACAGGCCCGGGGAGCTTTCTCAAGAAGCGGTTTGTTCCGGCCGGGTCCTGCATCTGGACGGCCATGATGTGGGGGCCACCCTCCAGGCCCTTGGATGGGCGAAGCAAAATGGAATACCCACGGTCATAGACCTGGACAAGGTGGAAGATGGCACCGAGGAAATGGTCGCAAAAGTTGATTACTTGATATGTTCCCAGAGATTTCCCTGCAGGCTGACAGGTATTTCTGATCCAGTGAGGGCTCTGCAGGCCCTTGGCACCATGGCCCGGGGATTTGTGGCCATGACCTTGGGAGCCGAAGGTTGCCTGGCTCTGACCCCCTCAGGTCCTTTGCACTGTCCTGGCTTTTCAGTGAGGGCTGTGGATACCACCGGCGCAGGGGATGTCTTCCACGCTGGTTTCATCTTCGGTCTGCTGAAAGGCTGGGAGCTCAAGCAGATCCTGGAGTTTTCCAATTGTGTGGCTGCCATGAAATGTACAAAGCTGGGCGGAAGGCCTGGCATCCCCAGCTTGAGGCAGGCCCTTGATTTTCTATGCCAGAGACTGCCCCACTGGAGCAATGAAAGAGATAACATGAAGGGCTGCGAGGGTTGA
- the xth gene encoding exodeoxyribonuclease III: MGFQGEKGGCLRVATFNVNGIRARMPLLLGWIQRVRPDILALQETKVEDKQFPLAPLKAEGYECVFCGQKGFNGVAVLSRGPIEVIREGLQDRGPLDRERLLMVRTMGLIVLNTYVPQGASPESPRFMYKLQWLGRLKEFMNQNLRPEQHALWMGDFNVAPQPEDVYDPEGLAGQIGFHPLERKALEELREWGWVDIFRLHVKEAGHYTFWDYRLRGALSKGLGWRVDHIWGTRSLAQRSLRAWIDTNPRQEERPSDHTPLLAEFAWNAQCTQSADSKNCYVR, translated from the coding sequence TTGGGTTTCCAGGGAGAAAAAGGGGGTTGTCTTAGGGTCGCAACCTTCAATGTGAACGGCATCAGGGCCCGCATGCCCCTGCTCTTGGGCTGGATCCAAAGGGTACGGCCTGACATTTTGGCCTTGCAGGAGACCAAGGTGGAGGACAAGCAGTTTCCTTTGGCGCCGCTTAAGGCTGAGGGATATGAGTGCGTCTTTTGCGGGCAAAAGGGTTTCAACGGGGTGGCCGTGCTGAGCCGTGGCCCCATTGAGGTGATTCGTGAAGGGCTCCAGGACAGAGGCCCATTGGACCGGGAGCGTTTGCTCATGGTGCGAACCATGGGTTTAATTGTTTTGAACACTTACGTCCCTCAGGGCGCTTCCCCCGAGTCCCCACGGTTCATGTACAAGCTCCAGTGGCTAGGCAGGCTGAAGGAGTTCATGAATCAAAACCTAAGACCCGAGCAACATGCTCTGTGGATGGGAGATTTCAATGTGGCTCCGCAGCCCGAGGATGTTTACGATCCTGAAGGCCTGGCAGGGCAGATAGGATTTCACCCCCTTGAGCGAAAAGCCTTGGAGGAGCTTAGAGAATGGGGCTGGGTGGACATCTTCAGGCTTCACGTCAAGGAGGCCGGCCATTATACTTTTTGGGATTACAGGCTTCGAGGAGCCCTTTCCAAGGGCCTCGGCTGGAGGGTGGATCACATCTGGGGCACAAGATCCCTTGCCCAAAGGAGCCTTCGGGCCTGGATAGATACCAACCCCAGACAAGAAGAACGTCCTTCTGACCATACACCGCTTCTGGCGGAGTTTGCCTGGAATGCGCAATGCACACAGTCTGCTGATTCTAAGAACTGTTATGTGCGATGA